In Cronobacter sakazakii, the following are encoded in one genomic region:
- a CDS encoding ImcF-related family protein: protein MKIPGNYPGRLGLAGLTITGLFFLGWLIRTFGPACGINTPKEQFFSFLLIVLIMIFVRFLPVFHRAVQERQYRRKAQQTQVLPVDEKRLAPRVALDVIVREIRDRMRHHYGCFWPRKIRILLVVGSVSDVQRLVPGLSQELWQEDRGTLLLWGGELTSEADAAWLSALRKLRRRPADGIVWVTSAFDNEADTDSAHHENKVTADAMESLAHAFYRLYDVLGWRVPLYVWSLHAQNVDHAGYVTQPVGCLLPADCASEHLSAQLSSLSLPLMTQGVQHICEAPGHTFLLSLADRLLRKPETIAAPLAVFLNAWRPLPLAGVIFSMPSREAARTVRHHWSKDNRWDALPASVMALPAGLRPRKPGSNRQQVAAVTGAVALALTGASMLVSFVGNHRLIAAAQVQSEQVLRDKQPLESRLHALSALQKTIMRLQYRSAHGVPWYARAGLSQNDTLLVALLVRYAESAQPLLRDAAALHLQNQLMAFTQLPPDSPLRERMAKPIYDRLKLYLMLARPEKMNAAWFGQRLAEDWPQRKGIKNAFWEAEAPALLTFYGASLASQPHWHFRADEALVAQARALLIRQMGMRNSESTLYQKMLAQVAKQYADMRLADMTGDTDASRLFTTDNVVPGMFTRQAWEEAVAPAIEKIVTARREEIDWVLSDSKKPATQQLSPDALKQRLAARYFADFSGAWLDFLNSLRWQPAATLSDAIDQLTLMADVRQSPLVALMNTLSIQGRTGQASEALSDSLVKSAKNLFGQDKQPAIDQGSGAHDPLDATFGPVLALIDEKAQGMGSRELSLQTYLTRVTQVRLRLQQVTNATDPQAMTQALAQTVFQGKAIDLTETRDYGSLVAAGLGQEWGGFGQTVFVRPMEQAWQQVLAPAAQSLNAQWRTAVVDDWNSAFGGRYPFRDTSSEVSLPLLAKYLNGDTGRIARFLQTRLNGVLHKEGSHWVADDINAQGLAFNPAFLQAMDTLSHISDVAFTRGEAGLHFDLRPGTAAGIMQTTLVIDSQKLTYMNQMPVWKRFTWPEDTEAPGASLSWVSTQAGTRLYADLSGAWGFIRLLDKAAVSAYPGVNSSWHLAWQAPDGRVLNYTLRTEAGEGPLALLRLRHFTLPDNIFIVSASDAMHDDNVGDDEPSL from the coding sequence ATGAAGATACCAGGTAATTATCCTGGCAGACTGGGTCTGGCCGGATTGACAATAACAGGACTATTTTTTCTCGGATGGCTCATTAGAACGTTTGGACCGGCCTGCGGCATTAATACACCGAAAGAACAATTTTTTTCATTTCTGCTAATTGTTCTGATCATGATTTTTGTCCGTTTTTTACCGGTGTTTCATCGTGCCGTTCAGGAGCGTCAGTATCGTCGAAAGGCACAACAGACACAGGTTTTACCTGTCGATGAGAAGCGACTCGCCCCTCGTGTTGCCCTGGATGTTATCGTCAGGGAAATAAGAGACAGGATGCGCCACCACTACGGCTGTTTCTGGCCTCGCAAAATCCGAATCCTGCTGGTCGTTGGTTCAGTCAGTGATGTACAACGCCTTGTGCCGGGTCTTTCTCAGGAACTCTGGCAGGAAGACCGGGGCACGCTCTTGCTGTGGGGCGGCGAGCTGACGAGTGAGGCTGACGCCGCCTGGCTTTCCGCGCTGCGCAAACTGCGTCGCCGTCCTGCCGATGGCATCGTATGGGTGACTTCCGCGTTTGACAATGAGGCCGACACTGACTCTGCGCATCATGAAAATAAGGTGACTGCAGATGCGATGGAGTCTTTGGCCCACGCTTTTTATCGGCTTTATGACGTGCTGGGCTGGCGTGTTCCGCTGTACGTCTGGTCGCTGCATGCACAAAACGTCGATCACGCCGGGTATGTCACCCAGCCCGTTGGGTGCCTGCTGCCGGCAGACTGCGCCTCAGAGCACCTCTCTGCCCAGCTTTCCTCCCTTTCGCTACCGTTGATGACACAGGGAGTGCAGCACATTTGTGAAGCACCCGGGCACACTTTTTTGCTGAGCCTGGCAGACAGGCTGCTGCGCAAACCCGAAACGATCGCCGCGCCGCTGGCGGTATTCCTTAACGCCTGGCGTCCGCTTCCGCTGGCAGGCGTGATATTTAGCATGCCATCGCGGGAAGCCGCACGAACGGTTCGCCACCACTGGAGTAAGGATAATCGCTGGGATGCGCTGCCAGCTTCAGTCATGGCTTTACCGGCAGGCTTGCGTCCGCGAAAACCGGGGAGCAACCGGCAACAGGTCGCGGCGGTGACGGGAGCCGTAGCGCTTGCGCTCACGGGGGCCAGCATGCTGGTTTCGTTTGTCGGAAATCATCGCCTTATAGCGGCGGCACAGGTGCAATCAGAGCAGGTGCTGCGTGATAAACAGCCGCTGGAAAGCCGGTTGCATGCGTTATCGGCGTTACAAAAAACAATAATGCGCTTGCAGTACCGCTCAGCGCATGGCGTGCCGTGGTATGCCCGTGCGGGCCTGAGTCAGAATGATACGTTGCTGGTGGCGTTACTGGTGCGCTATGCAGAAAGTGCGCAGCCTTTATTACGCGATGCGGCCGCACTTCATCTGCAAAACCAGCTGATGGCGTTTACACAACTTCCGCCAGACAGCCCGCTTCGCGAGCGTATGGCAAAACCGATTTACGATCGATTAAAGCTTTATCTGATGCTGGCTCGCCCCGAAAAAATGAACGCCGCCTGGTTCGGCCAGCGCCTGGCAGAGGACTGGCCGCAACGCAAAGGCATCAAGAACGCGTTCTGGGAGGCTGAGGCGCCTGCTTTGCTGACGTTTTACGGCGCAAGCCTGGCGAGCCAGCCGCACTGGCATTTTCGCGCCGATGAAGCGCTGGTTGCCCAGGCTCGCGCTTTACTGATTCGCCAGATGGGGATGCGAAACAGCGAATCCACGCTGTATCAGAAAATGCTGGCGCAGGTGGCGAAGCAGTATGCCGACATGCGACTTGCCGATATGACGGGCGATACCGACGCGTCGCGACTGTTTACCACCGATAACGTGGTGCCAGGCATGTTTACTCGCCAGGCATGGGAGGAGGCGGTAGCGCCTGCTATCGAGAAGATCGTCACGGCGCGGCGTGAGGAGATCGACTGGGTACTGAGCGACAGTAAAAAGCCTGCGACGCAACAGCTCTCCCCGGATGCGCTGAAACAGCGGTTAGCTGCGCGCTATTTCGCCGATTTTAGCGGTGCCTGGCTCGATTTTCTGAACAGTTTACGCTGGCAACCGGCGGCTACGTTATCGGACGCTATCGATCAGTTAACGCTGATGGCCGATGTCCGCCAGTCTCCGCTGGTGGCGTTAATGAATACCCTGAGTATTCAGGGCCGGACCGGTCAGGCCAGCGAAGCCCTGTCAGATTCGCTGGTCAAATCAGCAAAAAATCTGTTCGGGCAGGATAAGCAACCCGCCATCGATCAGGGCAGCGGAGCGCATGACCCACTGGATGCCACCTTTGGCCCGGTCCTCGCGCTGATTGATGAAAAAGCGCAGGGTATGGGCAGTCGTGAGCTCAGTTTGCAGACTTATCTCACCCGCGTGACGCAGGTGAGACTGCGTCTGCAGCAGGTCACCAATGCCACCGATCCGCAGGCGATGACCCAGGCGCTGGCGCAGACGGTGTTTCAGGGCAAGGCTATCGATTTAACCGAAACCCGCGATTACGGCAGTCTGGTTGCTGCTGGGCTTGGGCAGGAGTGGGGCGGCTTCGGACAAACCGTTTTTGTGCGGCCCATGGAGCAGGCCTGGCAGCAGGTTCTGGCCCCGGCAGCGCAAAGCCTTAACGCGCAGTGGCGTACCGCCGTTGTAGATGACTGGAACAGCGCCTTTGGCGGGCGCTACCCCTTCAGGGATACCAGCAGCGAGGTTTCCCTGCCGCTGCTCGCGAAATACCTTAACGGAGATACCGGCCGCATCGCCCGGTTTTTGCAGACCCGTCTGAACGGCGTACTGCATAAAGAGGGAAGCCACTGGGTGGCCGATGACATTAACGCGCAGGGACTCGCCTTCAACCCGGCTTTTCTGCAGGCCATGGATACGCTCAGCCATATTTCGGATGTGGCCTTTACCCGTGGCGAGGCCGGGCTTCACTTTGACCTGCGGCCAGGCACGGCGGCGGGCATTATGCAAACCACGCTTGTCATAGACAGCCAAAAGCTGACCTATATGAATCAGATGCCTGTCTGGAAGCGATTTACCTGGCCTGAAGATACCGAAGCGCCAGGGGCAAGTCTCAGCTGGGTCAGCACGCAGGCGGGTACTCGTCTGTATGCTGATTTATCGGGTGCGTGGGGCTTTATTCGCCTACTGGATAAAGCCGCGGTGAGTGCGTACCCGGGCGTTAACAGCAGCTGGCATCTGGCCTGGCAGGCACCGGATGGCCGGGTACTCAACTACACGCTGCGCACTGAAGCCGGTGAAGGGCCGCTGGCGCTACTCAGGCTTCGTCATTTTACGCTACCGGACAACATTTTTATCGTCAGCGCCTCTGATGCCATGCATGACGACAATGTCGGTGACGATGAACCGTCATTGTGA
- the tssF gene encoding type VI secretion system baseplate subunit TssF yields MDDLTLRYFDAEMRYLREAAKEFAQTHPDRAAMLDLDKAGTPDPYVERLFEGFAFSVGRLREKIDDDLPELTEGLVSMLWPHYLRTVPSLSVVALTPQLSAMKMAETVPAGLEIYSRPVGPKHTVCRYRTTRDVTLNPLAISQVAMTVEPDGRSVLRIRFACSEQADWRQVDLRHLPMYLGEDAITGNALHFMLTKRQAALYLRLPGQTERIKLDGYFSPGGFGDDDMLWPKGDSAFSGWQLLLEYFTFREKFMFVHLNGLEGVTLPPGTSHFDIDVVFSQLWQADLPVTDSALRLHCVPVINLFTLEADPLTINGLENEYLLRPKRLQDGHTEIYSVDAVTGSGRTGEARYVPFTSFRHQGGMMRRHAPERYYHTRVKRGVTGMHDTWLILGGEKWERDRMLEKETISLRITCTNGQLPRRALQSTLLDRCEQVTETPLTVRNLCKPTLPAYPPVEDRFHWRVMSHLGTRFINMMSNAEVLRGTLALYNWRDDELNNRRLEAILAINHYRIQRFEDGFLLRGLDIEVTLDSHGFTGEGDIHLFGEMLNRFFARYADMNQFNQLTFIVQPEGKCIRWKENHSPRLPG; encoded by the coding sequence ATGGATGATTTAACGCTGCGTTATTTTGACGCTGAAATGCGCTATTTGCGCGAGGCAGCAAAAGAGTTTGCCCAAACGCACCCTGACCGGGCGGCAATGCTTGATCTCGACAAAGCCGGGACACCGGATCCGTATGTCGAGCGCCTGTTCGAAGGTTTTGCGTTTTCGGTCGGACGTCTTCGCGAGAAGATTGACGACGATTTGCCGGAGCTCACCGAAGGGCTGGTCAGTATGCTGTGGCCGCACTATCTGCGCACCGTGCCCTCGCTGTCGGTCGTGGCGCTGACACCGCAATTATCGGCGATGAAAATGGCGGAAACGGTCCCTGCCGGGCTGGAGATCTATTCGCGCCCGGTAGGCCCTAAACATACCGTGTGCCGCTATCGCACCACCCGTGATGTGACGCTGAACCCGCTTGCGATATCACAGGTTGCCATGACCGTGGAGCCTGACGGGCGTTCCGTGCTGCGTATCCGTTTCGCCTGCAGCGAACAGGCCGACTGGCGACAGGTGGATCTGCGCCATCTGCCGATGTATCTCGGCGAGGACGCCATAACGGGCAATGCGCTCCACTTCATGCTGACTAAACGTCAGGCGGCTCTCTATCTGCGGCTGCCGGGACAGACAGAACGAATAAAACTGGATGGCTATTTTTCTCCAGGCGGGTTTGGCGACGACGACATGCTATGGCCGAAAGGCGATAGCGCCTTCAGCGGCTGGCAGCTTTTGCTGGAGTACTTCACCTTTCGTGAAAAGTTTATGTTCGTTCATCTTAACGGTCTTGAAGGGGTTACATTGCCGCCGGGAACGTCGCATTTTGACATCGACGTGGTGTTCAGCCAGCTCTGGCAGGCCGATTTACCCGTCACCGACAGCGCGCTGCGCCTGCACTGTGTGCCGGTCATTAACCTGTTCACGCTGGAGGCCGATCCGCTGACGATAAACGGGCTGGAAAACGAATATCTGTTGCGTCCGAAGCGCCTGCAGGACGGGCATACCGAAATTTATTCCGTGGATGCGGTCACCGGATCGGGCCGAACCGGCGAGGCCCGGTATGTGCCTTTCACCAGCTTTCGTCATCAGGGCGGCATGATGCGCCGTCACGCGCCTGAACGTTACTACCACACCCGCGTAAAGCGTGGCGTCACCGGAATGCATGATACCTGGCTTATTCTGGGCGGCGAGAAGTGGGAGAGGGATCGGATGCTGGAGAAAGAAACCATCTCATTGCGCATCACCTGCACCAACGGACAACTGCCGCGCCGGGCTTTGCAAAGCACGCTGCTGGATCGTTGTGAACAAGTCACGGAAACGCCACTGACCGTTCGTAATCTGTGTAAGCCAACGCTACCCGCGTATCCCCCCGTCGAGGACCGTTTCCACTGGCGAGTAATGAGTCATCTGGGCACACGATTTATCAACATGATGAGCAACGCAGAAGTGCTTCGCGGCACGCTGGCGCTGTACAACTGGCGTGATGATGAACTGAATAACCGTCGGCTGGAGGCGATCCTCGCGATAAATCACTACCGCATTCAGCGGTTTGAAGACGGTTTTCTTTTACGTGGGCTCGACATCGAAGTCACGCTCGACAGTCACGGTTTTACGGGCGAAGGCGATATCCACCTCTTCGGGGAAATGCTCAACCGCTTCTTCGCGCGCTATGCCGATATGAACCAGTTTAATCAGCTAACGTTTATTGTTCAGCCAGAAGGGAAATGTATCCGTTGGAAAGAGAATCACAGTCCGCGCCTGCCCGGCTGA
- the tssG gene encoding type VI secretion system baseplate subunit TssG — MYPLERESQSAPARLKEETRQQLPYMNFYRFCQWLERSHPGLPVTGSDWQLRHEPVRFRPHPGMGFPAGEIRGSETSEHPHLPPTVRITFMGLYGIEAPLPTQYIDDIAQRREGYEATCDFLDIFNHRLIAQYYRIWRKYSYPATFQSGGVDNTSQYLLGLVGLGIPGCASAAGTPLSRFLALLPVMMLPGRTAEGLGALVRLLAPQTQAAVFHHDRCRVPLKASARMSMRQPLSLKHRPVMGTYATDVNGQVLLMLTTDDAEEDRGWLPEGELNRDLNALLHVYLGVHLNVRMQLRVPRHLLADARLCCKPEYPVQLGRTALLKPLNAAARRNNEMITIPLGRWEQVQENIHRRESDEDGEYRW; from the coding sequence ATGTATCCGTTGGAAAGAGAATCACAGTCCGCGCCTGCCCGGCTGAAGGAAGAGACGCGGCAACAGCTGCCGTATATGAATTTTTATCGGTTTTGTCAGTGGCTTGAGCGAAGCCATCCGGGGCTTCCTGTTACCGGGAGCGACTGGCAACTTCGCCATGAGCCGGTACGTTTTCGCCCGCATCCGGGTATGGGATTTCCGGCTGGTGAAATACGCGGCTCAGAGACCAGCGAACATCCGCATCTCCCGCCGACAGTACGTATCACTTTCATGGGGCTTTATGGTATTGAGGCACCGTTGCCGACGCAGTATATCGACGACATCGCGCAGCGGCGGGAAGGCTACGAGGCGACGTGCGATTTTCTCGATATCTTTAATCACCGGTTAATAGCCCAGTACTACCGCATCTGGCGAAAATATTCGTATCCCGCCACCTTTCAGTCAGGCGGAGTGGATAACACCTCACAGTATCTGCTCGGCCTCGTGGGGCTTGGCATCCCTGGCTGCGCATCTGCCGCGGGTACGCCACTTTCACGTTTTCTGGCGCTGTTGCCTGTAATGATGTTGCCCGGACGCACGGCAGAAGGCCTGGGCGCGCTGGTCAGGCTTCTTGCGCCACAAACGCAGGCTGCGGTATTTCATCACGACCGCTGCCGTGTTCCGCTGAAAGCGTCCGCCAGAATGAGTATGCGGCAGCCGCTTAGCCTGAAGCATCGTCCCGTCATGGGAACCTACGCCACCGACGTTAATGGTCAGGTCCTATTGATGCTCACCACTGACGATGCCGAAGAGGACCGGGGCTGGCTGCCTGAGGGAGAGCTTAACCGCGATCTTAACGCGCTACTGCACGTCTATCTCGGCGTGCACCTTAATGTGCGAATGCAGCTGCGCGTACCGCGGCACTTATTAGCGGATGCCCGCCTGTGCTGTAAGCCGGAATATCCCGTGCAACTGGGCCGCACGGCGTTGCTGAAGCCGCTTAATGCCGCTGCGCGGCGCAATAATGAGATGATTACCATTCCTCTGGGCCGTTGGGAACAGGTTCAGGAAAACATTCACCGTAGGGAGAGCGATGAAGATGGCGAATACCGCTGGTAA
- the tssJ gene encoding type VI secretion system lipoprotein TssJ, giving the protein MANTAGKVVAVMLTMAVLAGCGLTQKVTDGAASVTRSLFFRQIKTLHLDIRAREGVNNNESGAALATVVRIYQLKDRKAFDSTDYPSLFADDSQAIKADLVAEKDIQLRPGESFTLDMPLEETAQYVAVAGMFMAPDDTNDSWRLVLSRDDLEPDTPRIIEASNNRLTLQPVNDK; this is encoded by the coding sequence ATGGCGAATACCGCTGGTAAAGTGGTGGCTGTAATGCTGACGATGGCAGTGCTGGCGGGCTGTGGGTTGACGCAAAAAGTCACAGACGGCGCCGCCTCAGTGACCCGCTCGCTGTTCTTCAGACAGATAAAAACGCTGCATCTGGATATTCGGGCAAGGGAAGGCGTCAATAACAATGAGAGCGGGGCGGCGCTGGCGACGGTCGTGCGTATTTACCAGCTGAAAGACCGTAAGGCGTTTGACAGCACTGATTACCCCTCGCTATTCGCCGATGACAGCCAGGCCATTAAAGCGGATCTGGTCGCTGAAAAAGATATCCAGTTGCGGCCGGGAGAATCATTCACTCTGGATATGCCTCTGGAGGAGACGGCGCAGTATGTGGCCGTGGCGGGGATGTTTATGGCCCCTGACGACACCAACGATAGCTGGCGTCTGGTGCTGTCACGCGACGATCTCGAACCGGATACGCCGAGAATTATTGAGGCCAGCAATAATCGCCTCACGCTTCAGCCGGTTAACGACAAATAA
- the dsbG gene encoding thiol:disulfide interchange protein DsbG — protein sequence MKKLLTAGALLAAFHAQADDLPEPVKQLEKQGITIIKPFTAPGGVQAWLGKYQDTGVTLYLTPDKKHVITGYMYDAQGNNLSEKLINDELYIPAGREMWKTLDQAKGIHEGSEQAACKVVVFADPFCPYCHKFWEQAQPYLNDKSISLKTLLVGVIRPDSGRYAAAVLGSDDPQKTWQDLENSAGKNKPALPEKTSPAAFKQIQYNQQLMTQLGANGTPAIYYLNKDRLLQQIIGLPNAEQMADLVACK from the coding sequence ATGAAAAAGTTACTGACGGCGGGCGCGCTGCTCGCGGCTTTCCACGCGCAGGCTGATGATTTACCGGAGCCGGTAAAGCAGCTGGAAAAACAGGGCATTACGATTATCAAGCCTTTCACCGCACCGGGCGGCGTTCAGGCATGGCTCGGTAAATATCAGGACACCGGCGTGACGCTTTATCTGACGCCCGATAAAAAGCATGTCATCACCGGCTATATGTATGACGCGCAGGGCAATAACCTCAGTGAAAAGCTGATTAACGACGAGCTGTACATCCCGGCCGGGCGCGAAATGTGGAAAACGCTGGATCAGGCGAAGGGCATTCACGAAGGCAGCGAGCAGGCCGCGTGCAAAGTGGTGGTGTTCGCCGATCCGTTCTGCCCTTACTGCCATAAGTTCTGGGAGCAGGCGCAGCCGTACCTCAACGATAAAAGCATCAGCCTGAAAACGCTGCTGGTGGGCGTGATCCGCCCTGACAGCGGGCGCTACGCCGCCGCGGTGCTGGGCTCCGACGATCCGCAAAAAACCTGGCAGGATCTTGAAAACTCAGCAGGGAAAAACAAACCGGCGCTGCCGGAAAAAACGTCGCCTGCGGCCTTTAAGCAGATTCAGTATAACCAGCAGCTGATGACGCAACTTGGCGCAAACGGCACGCCAGCGATTTATTATCTGAACAAGGACCGACTGCTTCAGCAGATAATCGGCCTGCCGAACGCGGAACAGATGGCCGATCTGGTGGCCTGTAAGTAA
- a CDS encoding protein-disulfide reductase DsbD family protein: MKMLFRSLWLLALSMSAAWAADSGWLPPAQSSHAHIQVRSDAPADGKVRLLLAITLDKGWKTYWRTPGDGGFRPVIDWSTPAQTTWHWPQPVRFDAAGFSSVGYHDGVTFPLEVTTTETARLRGTLTLSLCSNLCVVNTFPLDVDLADGPSPGFDDDWNAAMATVPPDTGNITVTNVAAHGSTLSLTATSPDGWPQPALFADNPDNVSLSVPVLEPSGDTLTAHFTALNERGEPTDASRIQAVSLVLSSGVTSQQMTVKPDGAPLFWQATAVALLGGLILNLMPCVLPVMGMKLASLMTLAQADRRQTRIRFLATSAGMIFSFLVLAAIMSALRLSGAWTGWGFQFQHAGFIATMAVVTWAFCFSLAGVMEIRLPAALTTRLATAGGQGVGGSFLEGAFATLLATPCTAPFLGTAVAFALAAPLPELWLIFLALGTGMSLPWLLVSLRPGVARWLPRPGPWMSKLRLVLVLLMLGSSLWLMSLLAKEWGARYVLIAGGLMIALFLWRCAVKLPRHRENLRTLAFGVLFGAGLYAFLAPAPDGRREGPLHWQPFSQAALDNALAAHKRVLVDITADWCLNCKVNEVLVLHRPDVVDALHQNDVVLLQGNWSKPSAEIEAFLRRHGASGIPFNAVFGPAIPDGKVLSSLLNKTELLSALDNAGAATSQTMNKDRQ, translated from the coding sequence ATGAAAATGCTTTTCAGAAGCCTGTGGCTTCTGGCGCTCAGCATGTCTGCGGCCTGGGCTGCGGACAGCGGCTGGCTGCCACCCGCGCAGTCTTCCCACGCCCATATTCAGGTACGCAGCGACGCGCCCGCCGATGGCAAAGTGCGTCTGCTGCTGGCTATCACGCTCGATAAAGGCTGGAAAACCTACTGGCGAACACCTGGCGACGGCGGGTTCCGGCCCGTTATTGACTGGTCAACACCAGCGCAGACCACCTGGCACTGGCCGCAGCCGGTGCGCTTTGACGCCGCCGGGTTCAGCTCGGTCGGCTATCATGACGGCGTGACCTTCCCGCTGGAAGTCACTACCACTGAAACCGCGCGGCTGCGCGGCACGCTGACGCTATCGCTGTGCAGCAACCTCTGCGTGGTGAACACCTTCCCGCTGGATGTCGATCTGGCCGATGGCCCGTCGCCTGGTTTTGATGATGACTGGAACGCGGCAATGGCGACCGTTCCGCCAGACACCGGCAACATTACGGTGACGAATGTTGCCGCGCACGGTTCAACGCTCAGCCTGACGGCGACCTCACCCGATGGCTGGCCGCAACCGGCGCTGTTTGCCGATAACCCTGACAACGTGTCGCTTTCGGTGCCCGTGCTGGAACCTTCAGGCGACACGCTCACAGCACATTTCACCGCCCTCAACGAACGTGGCGAACCCACAGACGCCAGCCGTATTCAGGCGGTTTCGCTGGTGCTCAGTAGTGGGGTTACCAGCCAGCAGATGACGGTAAAACCGGACGGCGCGCCGCTGTTCTGGCAGGCCACCGCGGTGGCGCTGCTCGGCGGGCTTATTCTGAACCTGATGCCCTGCGTGTTGCCGGTGATGGGGATGAAGCTCGCCTCGCTGATGACGCTGGCGCAGGCGGACCGTCGCCAGACCCGCATCCGCTTTCTCGCCACCAGCGCCGGGATGATTTTCTCATTCCTGGTGCTGGCAGCCATCATGAGCGCGCTGCGGCTCTCGGGCGCGTGGACGGGCTGGGGATTTCAGTTCCAGCATGCCGGATTTATCGCCACCATGGCGGTCGTGACCTGGGCTTTCTGTTTTAGCCTCGCGGGCGTGATGGAGATCAGGCTGCCCGCCGCGCTCACTACCCGGCTCGCCACGGCGGGTGGCCAGGGCGTGGGCGGCAGTTTTCTGGAAGGCGCCTTCGCGACGCTGCTGGCAACGCCCTGCACTGCGCCCTTTCTCGGCACTGCCGTCGCTTTTGCGCTGGCCGCGCCGTTACCGGAGCTGTGGTTGATTTTCCTCGCGCTCGGCACCGGCATGAGCCTGCCGTGGCTGCTCGTCAGCCTGAGGCCCGGCGTGGCGCGCTGGCTGCCGCGGCCCGGCCCGTGGATGAGTAAGCTGCGCCTGGTGCTGGTGCTGCTGATGCTTGGCTCCAGCCTCTGGCTGATGTCGCTGCTGGCGAAGGAATGGGGCGCGCGCTACGTTCTTATCGCAGGCGGTCTGATGATTGCGCTGTTTCTCTGGCGCTGCGCAGTAAAACTGCCGCGCCATCGGGAAAACCTGCGAACGCTGGCGTTCGGCGTGCTGTTCGGTGCCGGGTTATACGCGTTTCTGGCACCTGCACCGGACGGCCGCCGCGAAGGGCCGCTTCACTGGCAGCCCTTCAGCCAGGCGGCGCTTGATAACGCGCTTGCCGCGCATAAACGGGTGCTTGTCGATATCACCGCCGACTGGTGCCTGAACTGTAAGGTCAATGAAGTGTTGGTGCTGCACCGCCCCGATGTCGTAGACGCGCTGCATCAGAATGACGTGGTGCTGTTACAGGGTAACTGGAGCAAGCCATCTGCGGAAATTGAAGCATTTTTGCGCCGCCACGGCGCAAGCGGCATTCCGTTTAACGCCGTGTTCGGCCCTGCTATACCGGATGGCAAAGTGCTCTCCTCGCTGCTCAATAAAACGGAACTGCTTAGCGCGCTGGATAACGCCGGCGCGGCCACCTCTCAGACAATGAATAAGGACAGACAATGA
- a CDS encoding DUF2534 family protein — MLEKLRTRDGKKFLTALVIVFITVLTVVSRVTFEGVEEQYNMPMEHWSASMFIMQGAWVLIYSVPFSFIISLPFAFYFLGPKDDRG, encoded by the coding sequence ATGCTGGAAAAACTGCGTACCCGTGACGGGAAAAAATTTCTGACAGCGCTGGTGATTGTCTTCATCACCGTACTGACAGTCGTCTCCCGCGTCACGTTTGAAGGCGTGGAAGAGCAGTACAACATGCCGATGGAGCACTGGAGTGCGTCGATGTTTATCATGCAGGGTGCGTGGGTGCTGATTTACAGCGTGCCGTTCTCGTTTATCATCTCGCTTCCCTTCGCGTTCTATTTTCTGGGGCCGAAAGACGATCGCGGCTGA
- a CDS encoding SMI1/KNR4 family protein, protein MPVSCGKMITEADIQRLEKTYCISLPEDYKTFLLLNNGFVVKSPDYCNLAYGGVDEGAIAFNALFGIGTKNEYYDIEYNNEELFSELDFIDSKLIIGDDPGGNYYLMLNGEHQQGLFYWDRTHLHAEDTLQDFEIPEQNECGNLYRLSDSFTQFYQSVIDNTLAQGMQVTRDL, encoded by the coding sequence ATGCCGGTTTCCTGTGGAAAAATGATTACAGAAGCGGATATCCAGCGGCTGGAAAAAACATACTGCATCAGCTTGCCTGAAGATTATAAAACGTTCCTTCTGTTAAATAATGGCTTTGTGGTTAAAAGCCCGGATTATTGTAATTTAGCGTATGGCGGTGTCGATGAGGGCGCTATTGCGTTCAATGCCCTGTTTGGGATAGGAACTAAAAATGAATACTATGATATTGAGTATAATAATGAAGAACTATTCAGTGAACTGGATTTTATCGACAGCAAATTAATCATCGGCGACGATCCGGGCGGTAACTATTATTTGATGCTGAATGGAGAACACCAGCAAGGCCTGTTTTACTGGGACAGAACGCATCTGCATGCGGAAGATACTCTTCAGGATTTTGAGATACCCGAGCAAAATGAGTGCGGGAACCTTTACAGGTTGAGCGATTCATTTACGCAATTCTATCAAAGCGTTATCGACAATACGCTTGCTCAGGGAATGCAGGTAACGCGTGATCTGTGA
- a CDS encoding YmjA family protein, with product MSNDIPIKFYDIADEYATETELPVSDAERDRLANYFQLLITRLMNNEEISEEAQHEMAREAGISEGRIDEIANFLNQWGNE from the coding sequence ATGAGTAATGATATTCCTATCAAGTTTTATGACATCGCTGACGAGTACGCGACGGAAACGGAGTTGCCGGTAAGCGATGCGGAGCGCGACCGCCTGGCGAACTACTTCCAGCTGTTAATCACCCGTCTGATGAACAACGAAGAAATCAGCGAAGAAGCGCAGCATGAGATGGCGCGGGAAGCGGGTATTTCTGAAGGGCGTATCGATGAAATCGCCAACTTCCTGAATCAGTGGGGCAACGAGTAA